A genomic region of Haliotis asinina isolate JCU_RB_2024 chromosome 1, JCU_Hal_asi_v2, whole genome shotgun sequence contains the following coding sequences:
- the LOC137256677 gene encoding uncharacterized protein isoform X2, whose product MAGHSACLCLTLLSVVWTSTAMYFAPKFQPGYQQRQQPGFRPRTETRAPPSLSRPRLTPKGGIAYFPRPSSRPVVGAPVVGILPGTGSGTLRTLPSGIVPVGSISKGALETGAYSSLPAIALPVRTGPGLQNPVTGTYPTNLASRVGLVDTYPARAVVGTSQPGVGAASTYSTGIATGAGLADTYPRSVASGAGLVDTYPTGAVVTGTSQPGVGVVGTYPTEIATGAADTYPARVVPGAGLVNTYLTDAAVPGTSQPGVGAAGIDTLNGPAAAGAGLVGTSAAVTSPTGLVHFSGLSTADPAHSAGVVPIAASATGANSLKAAAQTRLPTIIDNVGLVEPGMVLGSTESATGVGVDLGYDGYQGSLDVNTNVGIAGIRTPDTRIGSVDAGKINTASAGSTVGGSSGRATLTIELGGTGPVAEVAGIDQYATKGVASTGTDQYAASAVGATTIDQLGASEVGSIGTDQTGASGGGVTSIGQIVAEAIAQSGAGAYDPGQAGQGGQAGSGTGSVISGTGVSSAGTGTMGTAQVGASGGGVTSIGQIVADAIAQSRSGSYDIGQAGPDGQAGSSTVGHLGLDQPVAKAVGSPGVDLYTGNTGTSATMNQYVTDAAGATGPGQTGAGGGGVTSIGQIVAEAIAQSGAGAYDPGQAGQGRQAGSGTGIAISGSGASSTGIGTMGQGGITVGFPNTGNAGGAVGVGQIGEGGITISDPQFFHDGPQTVSPIGSIAGIDSYGTELLNNVLNEMFDSPRGSAQSQRNGPLQPGNIAGIQDVPLGTSAGSGAVPIDKIVQDTIRGQQGPATMQDLYVASAQGPAVLQGHSSTGPNSLGQDPQMYSVQTEAVLSGSTSSQGVPGVNSIQDPQMYPLKTGSSNQGSTQGTSASTTIQNTQMVNNLDLIGKNGVQDPPMYPVETRPLNQGNTLALAGSTSNRNAQMYNTIERTGTITIKDPRLNTMPDIASPSSFQDQPTATIQNQHMYNNQGTSITGTILDAPLLNTQDVSVSNAAQSQPVQNLNAVYSTNQDMTPSGNTQDLQMLNNQGVGGSSIAQDLQMLNNQGVSLSNTAQDLQMLNTQGLGGSSIAQDLQMLNNQGVGGSGIAQDLHMLNTQDVGGSGIAQDLQMLTNQGVGGSSTAQDLQMLSSQGLGGSSIAQDLQMLNTQGVGGSGLVQDLQMLNNQGVGGSSIAQDLQMLNNQGVGRSSIAQDLQMLNNQGVGGSITAQDLQMLKNQGVGGSSIVQDLQMLNNQGVGGSSIAQDLQMLNNQGVGGSRIAQDLQMLNNQGVGGSITAQDLQMLKNQGVGGSSIVQDLQMLNNQGVGGSSAAQDLQMLTSQGVGGSGIAQDLQMLNNQGVGGSSIVHDLQMLNNQGVGGSSIAQDLQMLNSQGVGGSSIAKDLQMLNTQGVGGSGIAQDLQMLNNQGMGVPNSLQDLQMLNNQAMSMSNTAQDLQMLSNQGAGGYSIAQDLQMLNTQGMGAANSVQDLQMFSNQGAGLHNTAQDLQMLSKQGLGGSSIAQEQQMLASPASPSGSSYQNSIQDLTAVNNIQGQQMFGIQGMDGTNPTQDLQIFNSPLQQGAVSLQDQHLTNNNNIQPFNSQDMASSSIPDTQMFNAARDIGETTAQNLNALSGMSFQDNALMSYPTGASTKQGGMDLTSRISLPLQQDQVPNLQNEYGQSAFNEPAYSAQIGQGIGLPDIASPLDATLAFDTNFAPQQQTNVMNEAFGGLASFSSAPVQDGGLRMSTGLTLNENPSLSSGQPRVSASPFESGMIASSGMSVHNAGAPPLQSIKISTTMF is encoded by the exons ATGGCCGGTCATTCAGCATGTTTGTGCCTCACTCTCCTTTCCGTTGTGTGGACGTCCACAGCCATGTATTTTGCGCCGAAATTTCAACCAGGGTACCAACAACGTCAACAGCCTGGTTTTCGTCCACGAACAG AGACACGTGCACCACCATCCTTGTCCAGACCTAGACTTACTCCAAAAGGAGGAATTGCTTATTTTCCAAGACCTTCTTCTCGGCCTGTTGTTGGGGCACCTGTAGTAGGCATCCTCCCAGGAACTGGCAGTGGAACGCTCAGAACGCTCCCCTCTGGAATTGTTCCGGTTGGCTCTATCAGTAAGGGAGCCCTTGAAACTGGAGCTTATTCATCTCTACCTGCCATAGCACTTCCGGTCCGAACTGGACCTGGCCTGCAAAATCCCGTGACTGGCACTTATCCAACGAATCTTGCTTCACGAGTTGGTCTTGTCGACACTTATCCAGCTCGTGCTGTGGTTGGTACTTCTCAGCCAGGGGTTGGTGCGGCCAGCACATATTCTACGGGAATTGCTACAGGAGCTGGTCTCGCTGACACGTATCCAAGGAGTGTTGCTTCAGGAGCTGGTCTGGTCGATACGTATCCAACGGGCGCTGTAGTGACTGGTACCTCTCAGCCAGGGGTTGGTGTGGTCGGCACTTATCCCACGGAAATTGCCACAGGAGCTGCTGACACTTATCCAGCGCGCGTTGTTCCAGGAGCTGGCCTGGTCAACACGTATCTAACGGATGCTGCAGTGCCTGGTACGTCTCAGCCAGGAGTTGGGGCGGCTGGAATTGACACATTAAATGGTCCTGCTGCCGCAGGAGCTGGTCTGGTCGGTACTTCTGCGGCCGTTACTTCTCCGACGGGACTTGTCCACTTTTCTGGACTCTCTACAGCCGATCCGGCACATTCTGCTGGAGTCGTCCCTATTGCAGCAAGCGCGACTGGTGCTAACTCTCTCAAAGCAGCAGCACAAACACGCTTGCCTACTATTATAGATAATGTTGGGTTAGTTGAACCGGGAATGGTGTTGGGAAGTACAGAATCAGCAACAGGAGTGGGTGTGGATCTTGGCTACGATGGATATCAGGGATCTTTAGATGTAAATACAAACGTTGGAATAGCAGGAATTCGAACTCCAGATACCAGGATCGGAAGTGTTGACGCTGGAAAAATAAACACTGCCAGTGCTGGATCCACAGTTGGAGGAAGTTCCGGAAGAGCTACACTAACAATTGAGTTAGGTGGTACAGGGCCTGTGGCTGAGGTTGCAGGCATCGATCAGTATGCAACGAAAGGAGTTGCCTCCACAGGAACAGATCAGTATGCTGCGAGTGCAGTTGGCGCCACGACTATAGATCAACTTGGTGCAAGTGAAGTTGGTTCTATTGGCACAGATCAAACTGGTGCAAGCGGAGGTGGGGTAACAAGCATAGGACAAATTGTAGCAGAAGCAATAGCACAGAGTGGCGCTGGTGCTTATGACCCCGGGCAGGCAGGGCAAGGAGGACAAGCTGGTTCAGGTACTGGGAGCGTTATCAGCGGGACTGGAGTGTCATCAGCTGGAACAGGAACCATGGGCACAGCTCAAGTTGGTGCAAGCGGAGGTGGAGTTACTAGCATAGGACAAATTGTAGCCGATGCAATAGCTCAGAGCCGCTCTGGTAGCTATGATATCGGACAGGCAGGACCAGATGGACAGGCTGGGTCAAGTACTGTTGGCCACCTGGGTTTAGATCAGCCAGTTGCAAAGGCAGTTGGCTCTCCTGGGGTAGATCTGTATACTGGAAATACAGGTACCTCTGCAACAATGAACCAGTATGTTACAGATGCAGCTGGCGCTACCGGCCCAGGTCAAACTGGTGCAGGCGGGGGTGGCGTAACAAGCATAGGACAAATTGTAGCAGAAGCAATAGCACAGAGTGGCGCTGGTGCCTATGACCCCGGGCAGGCAGGACAAGGTAGACAAGCTGGTTCAGGTACTGGGATCGCTATCAGCGGTAGTGGAGCGTCATCAACTGGAATAGGAACAATGGGTCAAGGTGGAATAACAGTGGGATTCCCCAATACTGGGAACGCTGGAGGAGCAGTCGGTGTTGGACAGATAGGCGAGGGAGGAATAACCATCTCAGATCCTCAGTTCTTTCATGACGGACCCCAAACAGTATCCCCTATTGGATCCATTGCCGGAATAGATTCATATGGGACCGAGCTGCTAAAtaatgttttgaatgaaatgtttgattcaCCGAGAGGATCAGCACAGTCGCAACGAAACGGTCCTCTACAACCgggcaatatagctggaattcaAGACGTTCCACTTGGCACAAGTGCCGGGTCAGGCGCAGTCCCGATAGATAAAATCGTACAAGACACTATCCGTGGTCAACAAGGACCCGCGACAATGCAGGATCTATATGTAGCGTCTGCACAAGGACCAGCTGTGTTACAGGGGCACTCTTCGACGGGCCCAAATAGTTTAGGACAGGACCCACAAATGTATTCTGTCCAGACAGAGGCCGTTCTCTCAGGGTCAACATCGAGCCAGGGTGTTCCAGGAGTAAATAGCATCCAAGACCCACAGATGTATCCTCTCAAAACTGGTTCCAGCAATCAAGGCAGCACGCAAGGCACGTCTGCATCCACAACTATCCAAAATACGCAAATGGTAAATAATTTGGACCTTATCGGAAAGAATGGTGTCCAAGACCCACCAATGTATCCAGTTGAAACAAGGCCCTTGAACCAAGGAAACACTCTGGCTCTCGCAGGTTCCACATCTAACCGAAATGCACAAATGTACAACACAATTGAGAGGACAGGAACAATCACTATTAAAGATCCCAGACTGAACACCATGCCGGATATAGCTTCACCCAGCTCTTTCCAGGATCAACCAACTGCCACTATTCAAAATCAACACATGTATAACAATCAAGGCACATCCATAACTGGGACTATCCTAGATGCACCTTTGTTAAATACACAGGATGTGAGTGTTTCTAATGCTGCTCAAAGTCAACCAGTACAAAATCTTAATGCAGTATATAGCACCAACCAGGATATGACGCCATCTGGCAATACTCAAGATCTACAAATGCTCAATAACCAGGGTGTGGGTGGATCCAGTATTGCTCAAGATCTGCAAATGCTCAACAACCAGGGAGTGAGCTTGTCTAATACTGCTCAAGATCTGCAAATGCTCAACACACAGGGTCTCGGGGGATCCAGCATTGCTCAAGATCTACAAATGCTCAACAACCAGGGTGTGGGTGGATCCGGCATTGCTCAAGATCTACACATGCTCAACACCCAGGATGTGGGTGGATCCGGAATTGCTCAAGATCTACAAATGCTGACCAACCAGGGTGTGGGCGGATCCAGCACTGCGCAAGACCTACAGATGCTCAGCTCTCAGGGTCTCGGAGGATCCAGCATTGCTCAAGACCTACAAATGCTCAACACCCAAGGTGTGGGTGGATCCGGCCTTGTTCAAGACTTACAGATGCTCAATAATCAGGGTGTGGGTGGATCCAGCATTGCTCAAGATCTGCAAATGCTCAACAACCAGGGTGTGGGTAGATCCAGCATTGCTCAAGATCTACAAATGCTCAACAACCAGGGTGTGGGTGGATCCATCACTGCTCAAGACCTACAAATGCTCAAGAACCAGGGTGTGGGTGGATCGAGCATTGTTCAAGATCTGCAAATGCTTAATAATCAGGGTGTGGGTGGATCCAGCATTGCTCAAGATCTGCAAATGCTCAACAACCAGGGAGTGGGTGGATCCAGGATTGCTCAAGATCTACAAATGCTCAACAACCAGGGTGTGGGTGGATCCATCACTGCTCAAGACCTACAAATGCTCAAGAACCAGGGTGTGGGTGGATCGAGCATTGTTCAAGACCTACAAATGCTTAATAATCAGGGTGTGGGTGGATCCAGCGCTGCTCAAGATCTACAAATGCTCACCAGTCAGGGTGTGGGTGGATCTGGAATTGCTCAAGACCTACAGATGCTCAATAATCAGGGCGTGGGTGGATCCAGCATTGTTCATGATCTACAAATGCTCAACAACCAAGGTGTCGGTGGATCCAGCATTGCTCAAGATCTACAGATGCTCAACAGCCAGGGTGTGGGTGGATCCAGCATTGCTAAAGATCTTCAAATGCTCAACACCCAGGGTGTGGGTGGATCCGGCATTGCTCAAGACCTACAGATGCTCAATAATCAGGGCATGGGCGTCCCTAATTCTCTTCAAGATCTACAAATGCTCAACAACCAGGCTATGAGCATGTCTAATACAGCTCAGGATCTACAAATGCTCAGTAATCAGGGTGCGGGTGGATACAGCATTGCTCAAGATCTGCAAATGCTCAACACCCAGGGCATGGGCGCCGCAAACTCTGTTCAAGACCTACAAATGTTCAGCAACCAGGGCGCGGGCCTGCATAATACAGCTCAAGATCTTCAAATGCTCAGTAAACAAGGTTTGGGAGGATCCAGTATTGCTCAAGAGCAACAAATGTTAGCATCACCAGCTTCTCCAAGTGGGAGCAGTTATCAAAACAGTATCCAGGATCTAACTGCAGTGAATAACATTCAGGGGCAACAAATGTTCGGCATTCAAGGCATGGATGGAACCAACCCTACTCAAGATCTCCAAATATTCAACTCACCGTTGCAGCAAGGAGCTGTCTCTTTACAGGATCAACATTtgacaaataataataacattcaACCATTCAACAGCCAGGATATGGCATCTAGCTCAATTCCAGATACCCAAATGTTTAACGCTGCAAGAGATATAGGTGAAACTACCGCCCAGAATTTAAACGCACTTAGTGGAATGAGCTTTCAAGATAATGCTTTGATGAGCTATCCGACTGGTGCTTCAACAAAACAGGGGGGAATGGACCTTACTTCCAGAATCTCTCTGCCTCTTCAACAAGATCAAGTACCAAATTTGCAAAATGAATACGGACAGTCTGCCTTCAATGAACCAGCATATAGTGCGCAGATTGGTCAAG GTATTGGTCTCCCAGATATTG
- the LOC137256677 gene encoding uncharacterized protein isoform X1 → MAGHSACLCLTLLSVVWTSTAMYFAPKFQPGYQQRQQPGFRPRTETRAPPSLSRPRLTPKGGIAYFPRPSSRPVVGAPVVGILPGTGSGTLRTLPSGIVPVGSISKGALETGAYSSLPAIALPVRTGPGLQNPVTGTYPTNLASRVGLVDTYPARAVVGTSQPGVGAASTYSTGIATGAGLADTYPRSVASGAGLVDTYPTGAVVTGTSQPGVGVVGTYPTEIATGAADTYPARVVPGAGLVNTYLTDAAVPGTSQPGVGAAGIDTLNGPAAAGAGLVGTSAAVTSPTGLVHFSGLSTADPAHSAGVVPIAASATGANSLKAAAQTRLPTIIDNVGLVEPGMVLGSTESATGVGVDLGYDGYQGSLDVNTNVGIAGIRTPDTRIGSVDAGKINTASAGSTVGGSSGRATLTIELGGTGPVAEVAGIDQYATKGVASTGTDQYAASAVGATTIDQLGASEVGSIGTDQTGASGGGVTSIGQIVAEAIAQSGAGAYDPGQAGQGGQAGSGTGSVISGTGVSSAGTGTMGTAQVGASGGGVTSIGQIVADAIAQSRSGSYDIGQAGPDGQAGSSTVGHLGLDQPVAKAVGSPGVDLYTGNTGTSATMNQYVTDAAGATGPGQTGAGGGGVTSIGQIVAEAIAQSGAGAYDPGQAGQGRQAGSGTGIAISGSGASSTGIGTMGQGGITVGFPNTGNAGGAVGVGQIGEGGITISDPQFFHDGPQTVSPIGSIAGIDSYGTELLNNVLNEMFDSPRGSAQSQRNGPLQPGNIAGIQDVPLGTSAGSGAVPIDKIVQDTIRGQQGPATMQDLYVASAQGPAVLQGHSSTGPNSLGQDPQMYSVQTEAVLSGSTSSQGVPGVNSIQDPQMYPLKTGSSNQGSTQGTSASTTIQNTQMVNNLDLIGKNGVQDPPMYPVETRPLNQGNTLALAGSTSNRNAQMYNTIERTGTITIKDPRLNTMPDIASPSSFQDQPTATIQNQHMYNNQGTSITGTILDAPLLNTQDVSVSNAAQSQPVQNLNAVYSTNQDMTPSGNTQDLQMLNNQGVGGSSIAQDLQMLNNQGVSLSNTAQDLQMLNTQGLGGSSIAQDLQMLNNQGVGGSGIAQDLHMLNTQDVGGSGIAQDLQMLTNQGVGGSSTAQDLQMLSSQGLGGSSIAQDLQMLNTQGVGGSGLVQDLQMLNNQGVGGSSIAQDLQMLNNQGVGRSSIAQDLQMLNNQGVGGSITAQDLQMLKNQGVGGSSIVQDLQMLNNQGVGGSSIAQDLQMLNNQGVGGSRIAQDLQMLNNQGVGGSITAQDLQMLKNQGVGGSSIVQDLQMLNNQGVGGSSAAQDLQMLTSQGVGGSGIAQDLQMLNNQGVGGSSIVHDLQMLNNQGVGGSSIAQDLQMLNSQGVGGSSIAKDLQMLNTQGVGGSGIAQDLQMLNNQGMGVPNSLQDLQMLNNQAMSMSNTAQDLQMLSNQGAGGYSIAQDLQMLNTQGMGAANSVQDLQMFSNQGAGLHNTAQDLQMLSKQGLGGSSIAQEQQMLASPASPSGSSYQNSIQDLTAVNNIQGQQMFGIQGMDGTNPTQDLQIFNSPLQQGAVSLQDQHLTNNNNIQPFNSQDMASSSIPDTQMFNAARDIGETTAQNLNALSGMSFQDNALMSYPTGASTKQGGMDLTSRISLPLQQDQVPNLQNEYGQSAFNEPAYSAQIGQGIGLPDIAPQQQTNVMNEAFGGLASFSSAPVQDGGLRMSTGLTLNENPSLSSGQPRVSASPFESGMIASSGMSVHNAGAPPLQSIKISTTMF, encoded by the exons ATGGCCGGTCATTCAGCATGTTTGTGCCTCACTCTCCTTTCCGTTGTGTGGACGTCCACAGCCATGTATTTTGCGCCGAAATTTCAACCAGGGTACCAACAACGTCAACAGCCTGGTTTTCGTCCACGAACAG AGACACGTGCACCACCATCCTTGTCCAGACCTAGACTTACTCCAAAAGGAGGAATTGCTTATTTTCCAAGACCTTCTTCTCGGCCTGTTGTTGGGGCACCTGTAGTAGGCATCCTCCCAGGAACTGGCAGTGGAACGCTCAGAACGCTCCCCTCTGGAATTGTTCCGGTTGGCTCTATCAGTAAGGGAGCCCTTGAAACTGGAGCTTATTCATCTCTACCTGCCATAGCACTTCCGGTCCGAACTGGACCTGGCCTGCAAAATCCCGTGACTGGCACTTATCCAACGAATCTTGCTTCACGAGTTGGTCTTGTCGACACTTATCCAGCTCGTGCTGTGGTTGGTACTTCTCAGCCAGGGGTTGGTGCGGCCAGCACATATTCTACGGGAATTGCTACAGGAGCTGGTCTCGCTGACACGTATCCAAGGAGTGTTGCTTCAGGAGCTGGTCTGGTCGATACGTATCCAACGGGCGCTGTAGTGACTGGTACCTCTCAGCCAGGGGTTGGTGTGGTCGGCACTTATCCCACGGAAATTGCCACAGGAGCTGCTGACACTTATCCAGCGCGCGTTGTTCCAGGAGCTGGCCTGGTCAACACGTATCTAACGGATGCTGCAGTGCCTGGTACGTCTCAGCCAGGAGTTGGGGCGGCTGGAATTGACACATTAAATGGTCCTGCTGCCGCAGGAGCTGGTCTGGTCGGTACTTCTGCGGCCGTTACTTCTCCGACGGGACTTGTCCACTTTTCTGGACTCTCTACAGCCGATCCGGCACATTCTGCTGGAGTCGTCCCTATTGCAGCAAGCGCGACTGGTGCTAACTCTCTCAAAGCAGCAGCACAAACACGCTTGCCTACTATTATAGATAATGTTGGGTTAGTTGAACCGGGAATGGTGTTGGGAAGTACAGAATCAGCAACAGGAGTGGGTGTGGATCTTGGCTACGATGGATATCAGGGATCTTTAGATGTAAATACAAACGTTGGAATAGCAGGAATTCGAACTCCAGATACCAGGATCGGAAGTGTTGACGCTGGAAAAATAAACACTGCCAGTGCTGGATCCACAGTTGGAGGAAGTTCCGGAAGAGCTACACTAACAATTGAGTTAGGTGGTACAGGGCCTGTGGCTGAGGTTGCAGGCATCGATCAGTATGCAACGAAAGGAGTTGCCTCCACAGGAACAGATCAGTATGCTGCGAGTGCAGTTGGCGCCACGACTATAGATCAACTTGGTGCAAGTGAAGTTGGTTCTATTGGCACAGATCAAACTGGTGCAAGCGGAGGTGGGGTAACAAGCATAGGACAAATTGTAGCAGAAGCAATAGCACAGAGTGGCGCTGGTGCTTATGACCCCGGGCAGGCAGGGCAAGGAGGACAAGCTGGTTCAGGTACTGGGAGCGTTATCAGCGGGACTGGAGTGTCATCAGCTGGAACAGGAACCATGGGCACAGCTCAAGTTGGTGCAAGCGGAGGTGGAGTTACTAGCATAGGACAAATTGTAGCCGATGCAATAGCTCAGAGCCGCTCTGGTAGCTATGATATCGGACAGGCAGGACCAGATGGACAGGCTGGGTCAAGTACTGTTGGCCACCTGGGTTTAGATCAGCCAGTTGCAAAGGCAGTTGGCTCTCCTGGGGTAGATCTGTATACTGGAAATACAGGTACCTCTGCAACAATGAACCAGTATGTTACAGATGCAGCTGGCGCTACCGGCCCAGGTCAAACTGGTGCAGGCGGGGGTGGCGTAACAAGCATAGGACAAATTGTAGCAGAAGCAATAGCACAGAGTGGCGCTGGTGCCTATGACCCCGGGCAGGCAGGACAAGGTAGACAAGCTGGTTCAGGTACTGGGATCGCTATCAGCGGTAGTGGAGCGTCATCAACTGGAATAGGAACAATGGGTCAAGGTGGAATAACAGTGGGATTCCCCAATACTGGGAACGCTGGAGGAGCAGTCGGTGTTGGACAGATAGGCGAGGGAGGAATAACCATCTCAGATCCTCAGTTCTTTCATGACGGACCCCAAACAGTATCCCCTATTGGATCCATTGCCGGAATAGATTCATATGGGACCGAGCTGCTAAAtaatgttttgaatgaaatgtttgattcaCCGAGAGGATCAGCACAGTCGCAACGAAACGGTCCTCTACAACCgggcaatatagctggaattcaAGACGTTCCACTTGGCACAAGTGCCGGGTCAGGCGCAGTCCCGATAGATAAAATCGTACAAGACACTATCCGTGGTCAACAAGGACCCGCGACAATGCAGGATCTATATGTAGCGTCTGCACAAGGACCAGCTGTGTTACAGGGGCACTCTTCGACGGGCCCAAATAGTTTAGGACAGGACCCACAAATGTATTCTGTCCAGACAGAGGCCGTTCTCTCAGGGTCAACATCGAGCCAGGGTGTTCCAGGAGTAAATAGCATCCAAGACCCACAGATGTATCCTCTCAAAACTGGTTCCAGCAATCAAGGCAGCACGCAAGGCACGTCTGCATCCACAACTATCCAAAATACGCAAATGGTAAATAATTTGGACCTTATCGGAAAGAATGGTGTCCAAGACCCACCAATGTATCCAGTTGAAACAAGGCCCTTGAACCAAGGAAACACTCTGGCTCTCGCAGGTTCCACATCTAACCGAAATGCACAAATGTACAACACAATTGAGAGGACAGGAACAATCACTATTAAAGATCCCAGACTGAACACCATGCCGGATATAGCTTCACCCAGCTCTTTCCAGGATCAACCAACTGCCACTATTCAAAATCAACACATGTATAACAATCAAGGCACATCCATAACTGGGACTATCCTAGATGCACCTTTGTTAAATACACAGGATGTGAGTGTTTCTAATGCTGCTCAAAGTCAACCAGTACAAAATCTTAATGCAGTATATAGCACCAACCAGGATATGACGCCATCTGGCAATACTCAAGATCTACAAATGCTCAATAACCAGGGTGTGGGTGGATCCAGTATTGCTCAAGATCTGCAAATGCTCAACAACCAGGGAGTGAGCTTGTCTAATACTGCTCAAGATCTGCAAATGCTCAACACACAGGGTCTCGGGGGATCCAGCATTGCTCAAGATCTACAAATGCTCAACAACCAGGGTGTGGGTGGATCCGGCATTGCTCAAGATCTACACATGCTCAACACCCAGGATGTGGGTGGATCCGGAATTGCTCAAGATCTACAAATGCTGACCAACCAGGGTGTGGGCGGATCCAGCACTGCGCAAGACCTACAGATGCTCAGCTCTCAGGGTCTCGGAGGATCCAGCATTGCTCAAGACCTACAAATGCTCAACACCCAAGGTGTGGGTGGATCCGGCCTTGTTCAAGACTTACAGATGCTCAATAATCAGGGTGTGGGTGGATCCAGCATTGCTCAAGATCTGCAAATGCTCAACAACCAGGGTGTGGGTAGATCCAGCATTGCTCAAGATCTACAAATGCTCAACAACCAGGGTGTGGGTGGATCCATCACTGCTCAAGACCTACAAATGCTCAAGAACCAGGGTGTGGGTGGATCGAGCATTGTTCAAGATCTGCAAATGCTTAATAATCAGGGTGTGGGTGGATCCAGCATTGCTCAAGATCTGCAAATGCTCAACAACCAGGGAGTGGGTGGATCCAGGATTGCTCAAGATCTACAAATGCTCAACAACCAGGGTGTGGGTGGATCCATCACTGCTCAAGACCTACAAATGCTCAAGAACCAGGGTGTGGGTGGATCGAGCATTGTTCAAGACCTACAAATGCTTAATAATCAGGGTGTGGGTGGATCCAGCGCTGCTCAAGATCTACAAATGCTCACCAGTCAGGGTGTGGGTGGATCTGGAATTGCTCAAGACCTACAGATGCTCAATAATCAGGGCGTGGGTGGATCCAGCATTGTTCATGATCTACAAATGCTCAACAACCAAGGTGTCGGTGGATCCAGCATTGCTCAAGATCTACAGATGCTCAACAGCCAGGGTGTGGGTGGATCCAGCATTGCTAAAGATCTTCAAATGCTCAACACCCAGGGTGTGGGTGGATCCGGCATTGCTCAAGACCTACAGATGCTCAATAATCAGGGCATGGGCGTCCCTAATTCTCTTCAAGATCTACAAATGCTCAACAACCAGGCTATGAGCATGTCTAATACAGCTCAGGATCTACAAATGCTCAGTAATCAGGGTGCGGGTGGATACAGCATTGCTCAAGATCTGCAAATGCTCAACACCCAGGGCATGGGCGCCGCAAACTCTGTTCAAGACCTACAAATGTTCAGCAACCAGGGCGCGGGCCTGCATAATACAGCTCAAGATCTTCAAATGCTCAGTAAACAAGGTTTGGGAGGATCCAGTATTGCTCAAGAGCAACAAATGTTAGCATCACCAGCTTCTCCAAGTGGGAGCAGTTATCAAAACAGTATCCAGGATCTAACTGCAGTGAATAACATTCAGGGGCAACAAATGTTCGGCATTCAAGGCATGGATGGAACCAACCCTACTCAAGATCTCCAAATATTCAACTCACCGTTGCAGCAAGGAGCTGTCTCTTTACAGGATCAACATTtgacaaataataataacattcaACCATTCAACAGCCAGGATATGGCATCTAGCTCAATTCCAGATACCCAAATGTTTAACGCTGCAAGAGATATAGGTGAAACTACCGCCCAGAATTTAAACGCACTTAGTGGAATGAGCTTTCAAGATAATGCTTTGATGAGCTATCCGACTGGTGCTTCAACAAAACAGGGGGGAATGGACCTTACTTCCAGAATCTCTCTGCCTCTTCAACAAGATCAAGTACCAAATTTGCAAAATGAATACGGACAGTCTGCCTTCAATGAACCAGCATATAGTGCGCAGATTGGTCAAG GTATTGGTCTCCCAGATATTG